A window of Candidatus Rokuibacteriota bacterium contains these coding sequences:
- a CDS encoding ABC transporter substrate-binding protein — MSCRVGGLVLAVLAAVATPAPAAAQGVPLRVGLPSIPAALDPATALDGPVPLIARQVFDTLVRYREGSSDVEPGLATSWTVSRDGLQWTFRIRDGVRFHDGTPLAARHVAESLDRIIVPGHPMAPSPNPAPSRLLRGSPGVVREILTPDQRTVQINLALPYAPLLTVLAHPVFSVAHSGTGAMRWIGTGPYSVSEVSPGRITLDANPSYWAAPPRSARVVLLDAGDPAKAEADLDSRGLDLLVPAGAPSRMQGALSVPGWRIGYLAVQTEKEPFKRKKVRQAIAAALSPAAITTSLEPLAVALGLFLPRGVWAWTETPPFALGAAAAARRLLGEAGVGQGFTASLVADAGAGPEIARAAETIREALGAASIAVSVRAEATDAALVAMQSGAHDLALAEARVEAGDPHLLLYPLSTSEGAVRGPTATNFSFYRNPRLDDLLIRASQISFRPERQRLYARAQAFLAEEIPWIPLYVRLHWAVARPEVRNFRLHPSGNHRLDRAWVEVPPQAQPPAPRTP; from the coding sequence ATGTCCTGCAGGGTCGGCGGCCTGGTCCTGGCGGTGCTGGCCGCCGTCGCGACGCCCGCTCCTGCTGCAGCCCAAGGTGTCCCGCTCCGGGTCGGCCTGCCGTCCATTCCCGCCGCATTGGATCCGGCCACGGCTCTCGATGGCCCCGTGCCCCTGATCGCGCGCCAGGTATTCGACACCCTTGTCCGGTATCGCGAGGGCTCGAGCGACGTGGAGCCCGGGTTGGCGACCTCGTGGACGGTCTCCCGCGACGGGCTCCAGTGGACCTTCCGCATCCGCGACGGTGTCCGCTTCCACGACGGCACCCCGCTCGCGGCGCGCCACGTGGCGGAGAGCCTCGACCGCATCATCGTGCCCGGCCACCCAATGGCGCCCTCGCCGAACCCGGCGCCCTCCCGGCTCCTGCGGGGTTCGCCCGGCGTAGTGAGGGAGATCCTCACGCCGGACCAGCGAACGGTGCAGATCAACCTCGCCCTGCCGTACGCGCCGCTCCTCACCGTGCTCGCGCACCCCGTCTTCTCCGTCGCGCACTCGGGCACGGGCGCCATGCGCTGGATCGGGACGGGGCCCTATTCAGTCAGCGAGGTCAGCCCCGGCCGCATCACGCTCGACGCCAATCCCTCGTACTGGGCCGCTCCGCCGCGTTCGGCGCGGGTCGTGCTGCTCGACGCCGGCGACCCCGCCAAGGCCGAGGCCGATCTCGACTCGCGCGGCCTCGATCTCCTGGTCCCGGCGGGAGCGCCCTCACGGATGCAGGGGGCGCTGTCGGTGCCGGGCTGGCGGATCGGCTACCTGGCCGTGCAGACCGAAAAGGAGCCCTTCAAGCGGAAGAAGGTCCGCCAGGCCATCGCCGCCGCGCTCTCACCCGCGGCGATCACCACGTCGCTCGAGCCGCTGGCCGTCGCCCTCGGTCTCTTCCTGCCGCGCGGCGTGTGGGCGTGGACCGAGACCCCGCCGTTTGCCCTGGGCGCCGCCGCGGCGGCCCGGCGCCTGCTGGGGGAGGCTGGCGTCGGCCAGGGCTTCACGGCTTCCCTGGTCGCCGACGCGGGCGCGGGGCCCGAGATCGCGCGGGCGGCCGAGACGATCCGGGAGGCGCTCGGCGCCGCTTCCATCGCGGTGAGCGTGCGGGCCGAGGCGACGGACGCGGCGCTCGTGGCGATGCAGAGCGGCGCCCACGACCTGGCGCTGGCCGAGGCGAGGGTGGAGGCGGGCGACCCGCACCTGCTCCTGTACCCGCTGTCCACCAGCGAGGGCGCGGTCCGCGGGCCCACCGCGACCAACTTCTCCTTCTACCGGAACCCGCGGCTCGACGATCTCCTGATCCGCGCGAGCCAGATCTCTTTCAGGCCGGAGCGCCAGCGCCTCTACGCTCGGGCCCAGGCCTTCCTCGCCGAGGAGATCCCGTGGATACCCCTCTACGTGCGCCTGCACTGGGCCGTGGCGCGGCCCGAGGTGCGCAACTTCCGGCTGCACCCGAGCGGCAATCACCGTCTCGACCGCGCCTGGGTCGAGGTCCCGCCTCAGGCTCAACCGCCCGCGCCCCGCACGCCGTAA
- a CDS encoding YebC/PmpR family DNA-binding transcriptional regulator — MSGHSRWSQIKRKKGKADVQRGKLFSKILREITVAAKHGGGDPKGNVRLKAAIESAKAANMPADNIKRAVQKGTGELPGEQYEEITYEGYGPGGVAVLVRVLTDNKNRTGPEIRHIFERQSGRMGVVGSVAWMFDRRGVIQVDAEKSKEDEVLEQALEAGATDMRTVEKVFEITTTPDEMETVRHALEAKGMPVLEAEAAMVPQSTVRVEGKDAVAVLRLIEALEEQEDVQSVYSNYDIPDEVFDAISAA, encoded by the coding sequence ATGTCCGGTCACTCCCGGTGGTCTCAGATCAAGCGCAAGAAGGGCAAGGCCGACGTCCAGCGGGGAAAGCTCTTCTCCAAGATCCTCCGAGAGATCACGGTGGCGGCCAAGCACGGCGGCGGTGACCCCAAGGGCAACGTGCGGCTCAAGGCGGCGATCGAGTCGGCCAAGGCGGCGAACATGCCCGCCGACAACATCAAGCGTGCCGTCCAGAAGGGCACGGGCGAGCTGCCGGGGGAGCAGTACGAGGAGATCACGTACGAGGGCTATGGCCCGGGCGGCGTGGCGGTGCTGGTGCGGGTCCTGACGGACAACAAGAACCGGACGGGGCCCGAGATCAGGCACATCTTCGAGAGGCAGAGCGGCCGCATGGGCGTGGTGGGCTCCGTCGCGTGGATGTTCGACCGCCGCGGCGTGATCCAGGTGGACGCCGAGAAGTCCAAGGAGGACGAGGTGCTGGAGCAGGCGCTCGAGGCCGGCGCCACGGACATGCGGACCGTGGAAAAAGTTTTCGAGATCACCACCACGCCTGATGAAATGGAGACGGTGCGTCACGCGCTCGAAGCGAAGGGGATGCCGGTGCTCGAGGCGGAAGCCGCCATGGTCCCCCAGTCCACCGTGCGGGTGGAGGGCAAGGACGCCGTCGCCGTGCTGCGGCTCATCGAGGCGCTGGAGGAGCAGGAAGACGTCCAGTCCGTCTATTCCAACTACGACATTCCCGACGAGGTCTTCGACGCCATCTCCGCGGCCTAG
- the ruvA gene encoding Holliday junction branch migration protein RuvA yields the protein MIALIRGRLRRKHEDRVVIEAAGVGYEVVLPPVVQRALVGAMASDGDGAAEVTLEIHYHATQNQPSPVLIGFLSGLDKEFFEKLITVKDVGPLVAARSLAAPVAEIAAAIARQDEAYLRRLPGIGPQKAKNIVAQLSSKVAKFALSQPGAPVDGGAAGPVPTGMDEDGLRGAVFEILTKQLGHRPSEAAQLISTALGRNPRITTPEELFDEIYRGAKP from the coding sequence ATGATTGCGCTCATCAGGGGAAGGCTCAGGCGCAAGCACGAGGATCGCGTCGTGATCGAGGCCGCCGGGGTGGGCTACGAGGTGGTGCTGCCGCCGGTGGTTCAGCGCGCGCTCGTTGGCGCGATGGCGAGCGACGGCGATGGAGCCGCGGAGGTCACGCTCGAGATCCACTACCACGCGACGCAGAACCAGCCTTCGCCGGTGCTGATCGGCTTCCTTTCGGGGCTCGACAAGGAGTTCTTCGAGAAGCTCATCACGGTCAAGGACGTGGGGCCCCTCGTGGCCGCCCGGTCGCTGGCCGCTCCCGTCGCCGAGATCGCCGCCGCCATCGCGCGCCAGGACGAGGCGTACCTGAGGCGGCTGCCGGGCATCGGACCCCAGAAGGCCAAGAACATCGTGGCGCAGCTGTCCTCGAAGGTCGCGAAGTTCGCCCTCTCCCAGCCGGGAGCACCCGTAGACGGCGGGGCCGCCGGGCCTGTGCCGACCGGCATGGACGAGGACGGGCTGCGCGGCGCCGTCTTCGAGATCCTGACCAAGCAGCTCGGGCACCGGCCCAGCGAGGCTGCCCAGCTGATCTCGACAGCCCTCGGCCGCAACCCGCGCATCACGACACCCGAAGAGCTCTTCGACGAAATCTACCGCGGAGCCAAGCCGTGA
- a CDS encoding crossover junction endodeoxyribonuclease RuvC, giving the protein MGVDPGLVATGFGVLEAAPGAVTVLDAGVITTVSTQPLEARLNAIYRAVLQIIEARTPTFLVVEDLYTEYKFPRTAILMGHARGVIYLAARQLGVGVTALAPSEVKRAVTGSGSAGKAQVQRGVQTLLGLKDLPRPSHVADALGLAVTGLARVTGITPRPRAIR; this is encoded by the coding sequence ATGGGTGTGGACCCGGGGCTCGTCGCCACCGGCTTCGGGGTCCTCGAGGCCGCGCCGGGCGCCGTTACCGTCCTTGATGCCGGCGTGATCACGACCGTCAGCACCCAGCCCCTCGAGGCCCGGCTCAACGCCATCTACCGCGCCGTGCTCCAGATCATCGAGGCGCGCACGCCGACCTTCCTTGTGGTCGAGGACCTCTACACGGAGTACAAGTTCCCGCGCACCGCCATCCTCATGGGCCACGCCCGCGGCGTCATCTATCTCGCGGCCCGCCAGCTGGGCGTCGGCGTCACGGCGCTGGCGCCGTCGGAGGTCAAGCGAGCGGTGACGGGCAGCGGCTCGGCCGGCAAGGCGCAGGTCCAGCGCGGCGTCCAGACGCTGCTGGGCCTCAAGGACCTGCCGCGGCCCTCGCACGTCGCCGACGCCCTCGGTCTCGCCGTCACGGGCCTCGCCCGAGTGACCGGCATCACCCCGAGGCCGCGAGCCATCCGATGA
- a CDS encoding hotdog domain-containing protein — translation MLSINDTVTEMVQWVFPEHAGAPGQIHGGRMMQWIATVGNMAAARVARGQCLLGAMDDIDFLHSVKVGEIAVLRAQVEAIGRCSIEVGVQVFAENLASGARAMTLNSHLVFVKVDEHLKPTPVPTAIAPKGAVEEALVAAAQERRRQRLVRLGRRASAAAQVRDESGEELRWAFESCRSVLPEDTIFGNTMFPGKLLMGIDEAGGILSMRYNRGFVMTACLDALDFYAPISTHEVVTFKAALNHVGSSSLEIGVKVLTEVPWSGEIRHACTAYLTFVHLGPDLRPRPCPRFVPETPGERRRWAEAEERRAHRIERVKRLKASIQEGR, via the coding sequence ATGCTATCGATCAACGACACCGTCACCGAGATGGTCCAGTGGGTGTTCCCCGAGCACGCGGGAGCGCCGGGGCAAATCCACGGCGGACGCATGATGCAGTGGATAGCCACCGTGGGGAACATGGCCGCAGCGCGCGTGGCCCGCGGCCAGTGCCTGCTCGGCGCCATGGACGACATCGACTTCCTCCACTCGGTCAAGGTGGGGGAGATCGCGGTCCTGCGGGCTCAGGTCGAGGCGATCGGGCGCTGCTCGATCGAGGTGGGGGTCCAGGTCTTTGCCGAAAACCTGGCCTCCGGGGCCCGGGCCATGACTCTCAACTCGCACCTCGTCTTCGTGAAGGTGGACGAGCACCTCAAGCCCACGCCCGTGCCCACGGCCATCGCGCCCAAGGGGGCCGTCGAGGAAGCGCTCGTTGCCGCCGCGCAGGAGCGCCGGCGCCAGCGGCTCGTGCGCCTCGGCCGCCGGGCGTCGGCCGCCGCGCAGGTACGCGACGAAAGCGGCGAGGAGCTCAGGTGGGCGTTCGAGTCCTGCCGGTCGGTGCTGCCCGAGGACACGATCTTCGGGAACACCATGTTCCCGGGCAAGCTCCTCATGGGCATCGACGAGGCGGGCGGCATCCTGTCCATGCGCTACAACCGGGGCTTCGTGATGACGGCGTGCCTCGACGCGCTCGATTTCTACGCGCCCATCTCCACCCACGAGGTCGTCACGTTCAAGGCGGCGCTGAACCACGTCGGCAGCTCGTCGCTCGAGATCGGCGTCAAGGTTCTGACCGAGGTGCCCTGGTCAGGGGAGATCCGCCACGCCTGCACGGCGTACCTGACCTTCGTCCACCTCGGCCCGGACCTCCGGCCCCGGCCGTGCCCGCGCTTCGTGCCCGAGACCCCGGGCGAGAGGCGGCGCTGGGCCGAGGCCGAGGAGCGCCGGGCGCACAGGATCGAGCGCGTCAAGCGGCTCAAGGCATCCATCCAGGAGGGAAGGTGA
- the ruvB gene encoding Holliday junction branch migration DNA helicase RuvB, which yields MSRIALPEETQIERQLRPQRLDEYVGQRATVESLRVSVEAARQRGEPLDHVLLSGPPGLGKTTLATILANEMGAAMVTTAGPSLERGGDLMGILTNINERDVLFVDEIHRLPRVIEELLYPAMEDFTVNFIMDKGLNARTMRIPLRPFTMVGATTRPGMLSSPLRERFGIFHHLDFYSLEELQAIVARSASILGANVEPDGAAAIAKRSRGTPRIANRLLRRVRDYIQVKGSGVVTAAGAVDALDREGVDSAGLDKLDRRFLVAIIEQYGGGPVGLEAIAATINDEAETLAEVVEPFLLKIGFLIRTPTGRKATPPAYVHLGISAPAAPGGQGQLPL from the coding sequence ATGAGCCGCATTGCTCTGCCGGAGGAGACGCAGATCGAGCGCCAGCTGCGCCCCCAGCGGCTCGACGAGTACGTGGGCCAGCGCGCGACCGTCGAGAGCCTGCGCGTGTCGGTCGAGGCGGCGCGCCAGCGCGGCGAGCCGCTCGATCACGTGCTGCTCTCGGGACCGCCGGGTCTCGGCAAGACCACGCTCGCGACCATTCTCGCCAACGAGATGGGCGCCGCCATGGTCACCACGGCGGGGCCGTCGCTCGAGCGCGGCGGCGACCTCATGGGCATCCTGACCAATATCAACGAGCGCGACGTCCTCTTCGTGGACGAGATCCACCGGCTGCCGCGGGTGATCGAGGAGCTGCTCTACCCGGCGATGGAGGACTTCACGGTCAACTTCATCATGGACAAGGGTCTCAACGCCCGGACCATGCGCATCCCGCTCCGCCCCTTCACCATGGTGGGCGCGACCACGCGGCCGGGGATGCTGTCCTCGCCGCTCCGCGAGCGCTTCGGGATCTTCCACCACCTCGACTTCTACTCGCTGGAAGAGCTGCAGGCCATCGTCGCACGCTCGGCCTCCATCCTGGGCGCCAACGTCGAGCCCGATGGCGCCGCCGCCATCGCGAAGCGCTCGCGCGGGACGCCGCGGATCGCCAACCGGCTCCTGCGGCGGGTGCGAGACTACATCCAGGTCAAGGGCAGCGGGGTGGTAACGGCCGCGGGGGCCGTCGACGCGCTCGACCGCGAGGGCGTAGACTCGGCCGGCCTCGACAAGCTCGACCGCCGCTTCCTCGTCGCCATCATCGAGCAGTACGGCGGCGGCCCCGTTGGGCTCGAGGCCATCGCGGCGACCATCAATGACGAGGCAGAGACCTTGGCCGAGGTGGTTGAGCCCTTCCTGCTCAAGATCGGCTTCCTCATCCGTACGCCCACCGGCCGCAAGGCGACGCCCCCGGCCTATGTCCATCTCGGGATCAGCGCCCCCGCCGCGCCGGGCGGCCAGGGGCAGCTGCCGCTCTAG
- a CDS encoding DUF2905 domain-containing protein, whose product MADLGKILLGLGLVMVVLGGILLLAGNSAGKVPWLGRLPGDISIERENWRFYFPLGTSILLSVVLSLLLWLFSRR is encoded by the coding sequence GTGGCCGACCTGGGGAAAATCCTTCTGGGTTTAGGGCTCGTGATGGTAGTTCTGGGTGGAATCCTCCTATTGGCGGGCAACTCCGCCGGAAAGGTGCCATGGCTCGGACGGCTGCCGGGCGACATCTCCATCGAGCGAGAGAACTGGCGGTTCTACTTCCCGCTCGGCACCTCCATCCTTCTCTCCGTCGTGCTGTCGCTGCTCCTCTGGCTCTTCTCCCGGCGCTAG